The following are encoded together in the Stegostoma tigrinum isolate sSteTig4 chromosome 20, sSteTig4.hap1, whole genome shotgun sequence genome:
- the LOC125461825 gene encoding inhibitory synaptic factor 2A isoform X2 produces the protein MVSKEPSKCEFTSTENEAEQAASETLEMKYALDPNRHIRKRNKALQVRFKDIREAQNEQEKRLSAAQQLDKKTMKAIAYKAAYRKYMTVPARRSIPNVTRSTGVQTSPDLKKRYQTFPLERKKVNIIKIAPTVDTFRRHNNDWAIDVKDNITKESGTNRTSSTTGNNQTNTEINSHNISKLNKQGDSCSFDDPSNKSPGTHSYNEELAHVLNLTESKPTGQDYQLCHMAKYSNASENQNFNQSVQSELQLTEFTSFHLTETKCELMQPDLSNSLTQDSSQNVTAHEVLERTLQPASLHSLPVNGQVCSVLSPQTEEELSESTVSNITTRDESQCQSNQTTVSVVESNQQIMPLTEVVDLKAQLQIMEDLISSSQETIKVLLGVIQELEKGEALREGLSYRTGQDTANCDTCRNSACIIYRFSVRNFSARHKVQLLPNMNFLVL, from the exons ATGGTGAGTAAGGAACCAAGCAAATGTGAATTCACAAGTACAGAGAATGAAGCTGAACAAGCAGCTTCAGAGACATTGGAAATGAAATATGCACTGGATCCAAACAGGCACattagaaaaagaaataaagctctaCAGGTGAGATTTAAAGACATCCGCGAGGCACAGAATGAACAAGAGAAGAGACTTTCTGCAGCTCAGCAACTGGACAAAAAAACAATGAAAGCCATTGCTTATAAGGCAGCTTATCGCAAATACATGACAGTGCCTGCACGAAGGTCAATTCCAAATGTAACCAGAAGCACAGGTGTGCAGACATCACCTGATCTTAAAAAGCGGTATCAGACATTTCCTTTGGAAAGGAAGAAAGTGAACATCATTAAAATTGCTCCAACTGTTGACACATTCAGGAGACACAACAATGATTGGGCAATTGATGTTAAAGATAATATCACCAAAGAGTCAGGAACCAACAGAACTAGCAGTACCACTGGAAACaatcaaacaaacacagaaatcaaCTCGCATAACATCAGCAAACTGAATAAACAAGGTGATAGCTGCAGTTTTGATGATCCTAGCAACAAGAGTCCAGGAACGCACAGTTACAATGAAGAGCTCGCTCACGTTTTAAATTTGACAGAGTCTAAACCAACTGGGCAAGATTATCAACTGTGTCATATGGCAAAATACAGTAATGCATCAGAAAATCAGAACTTTAATCAATCAGTGCAAAGTGAGCTGCAGCTAACAGAATTCACCTCCTTCCACCTAACAGAAACCAAGTGTGAACTTATGCAGCCTGATTTATCAAATTCCTTGACACAAGACTCCTCACAAAATGTGACAGCACATGAAGTACTTGAGAGAACTTTGCAACCAGCCAGTCTGCATTCTTTGCCAGTGAATGGTCAAGTTTGTTCAGTACTATCTCCACAAACTGAAGAGGAGCTGTCTGAATCTACTGTATCAAACATTACAACCAGAGATGAAAGTCAATGTCAGTCTAATCAGACAACAGTATCTGTAGTGGAGTCAAATCAGCAAATCATGCCTCTTACAGAAGTGGTGGACCTGAAAGCGCAGCTACAAATAATGGAAGATCTGATCAGTTCCAGTCAGGAAACCATTAAGGTGTTACTTGGGGTTATTCAAGAATTAGAAAAAGGCGAAGCCCTCAGAGAAGG ACTTTCGTATCGAACAGGACAGGATACAGCAAACTGTGATACTTGTCGAAACAGTGCGTGTATCATTTACAG
- the LOC125461825 gene encoding inhibitory synaptic factor 2A isoform X3 — protein MVSKEPSKCEFTSTENEAEQAASETLEMKYALDPNRHIRKRNKALQVRFKDIREAQNEQEKRLSAAQQLDKKTMKAIAYKAAYRKYMTVPARRSIPNVTRSTGVQTSPDLKKRYQTFPLERKKVNIIKIAPTVDTFRRHNNDWAIDVKDNITKESGTNRTSSTTGNNQTNTEINSHNISKLNKQGDSCSFDDPSNKSPGTHSYNEELAHVLNLTESKPTGQDYQLCHMAKYSNASENQNFNQSVQSELQLTEFTSFHLTETKCELMQPDLSNSLTQDSSQNVTAHEVLERTLQPASLHSLPVNGQVCSVLSPQTEEELSESTVSNITTRDESQCQSNQTTVSVVESNQQIMPLTEVVDLKAQLQIMEDLISSSQETIKVLLGVIQELEKGEALREGLSYRTGQDTANCDTCRNSACIIYRFSVRNFSARHKSSEAKDHCRI, from the exons ATGGTGAGTAAGGAACCAAGCAAATGTGAATTCACAAGTACAGAGAATGAAGCTGAACAAGCAGCTTCAGAGACATTGGAAATGAAATATGCACTGGATCCAAACAGGCACattagaaaaagaaataaagctctaCAGGTGAGATTTAAAGACATCCGCGAGGCACAGAATGAACAAGAGAAGAGACTTTCTGCAGCTCAGCAACTGGACAAAAAAACAATGAAAGCCATTGCTTATAAGGCAGCTTATCGCAAATACATGACAGTGCCTGCACGAAGGTCAATTCCAAATGTAACCAGAAGCACAGGTGTGCAGACATCACCTGATCTTAAAAAGCGGTATCAGACATTTCCTTTGGAAAGGAAGAAAGTGAACATCATTAAAATTGCTCCAACTGTTGACACATTCAGGAGACACAACAATGATTGGGCAATTGATGTTAAAGATAATATCACCAAAGAGTCAGGAACCAACAGAACTAGCAGTACCACTGGAAACaatcaaacaaacacagaaatcaaCTCGCATAACATCAGCAAACTGAATAAACAAGGTGATAGCTGCAGTTTTGATGATCCTAGCAACAAGAGTCCAGGAACGCACAGTTACAATGAAGAGCTCGCTCACGTTTTAAATTTGACAGAGTCTAAACCAACTGGGCAAGATTATCAACTGTGTCATATGGCAAAATACAGTAATGCATCAGAAAATCAGAACTTTAATCAATCAGTGCAAAGTGAGCTGCAGCTAACAGAATTCACCTCCTTCCACCTAACAGAAACCAAGTGTGAACTTATGCAGCCTGATTTATCAAATTCCTTGACACAAGACTCCTCACAAAATGTGACAGCACATGAAGTACTTGAGAGAACTTTGCAACCAGCCAGTCTGCATTCTTTGCCAGTGAATGGTCAAGTTTGTTCAGTACTATCTCCACAAACTGAAGAGGAGCTGTCTGAATCTACTGTATCAAACATTACAACCAGAGATGAAAGTCAATGTCAGTCTAATCAGACAACAGTATCTGTAGTGGAGTCAAATCAGCAAATCATGCCTCTTACAGAAGTGGTGGACCTGAAAGCGCAGCTACAAATAATGGAAGATCTGATCAGTTCCAGTCAGGAAACCATTAAGGTGTTACTTGGGGTTATTCAAGAATTAGAAAAAGGCGAAGCCCTCAGAGAAGG ACTTTCGTATCGAACAGGACAGGATACAGCAAACTGTGATACTTGTCGAAACAGTGCGTGTATCATTTACAG